The Penicillium psychrofluorescens genome assembly, chromosome: 2 nucleotide sequence GAGGCAGGGCCTCGAGCaggtggaggcggcggaggtccAGGTGGAGTGCCTGTGGGAACCTTGGGAGGCAATTGGGGTGGGTGTGAtgccggagccggagccggagctcgcggtggcggaggagggggacCCGGAGGAGCTGGGCTGCGGCTGGGCGGCGCCGGTGGTGCTGAAACTTTACGATCACCCGTGAAAGGTGGCGGAACTCCAAATCGGGGCGCGCTATCATCCACAGGGCTCTtcggcggccgcggcggcggtggaggacCATTGACTCCAGAATTCGCTCGCAGGCGTTTCGGAAGAGCGGGGCCCGGAGCTTCAACAAACTTGCCAGCATCTGCAAAGGGGGGAGGTGCGTTGAATTTGCGAGCAGGGGGGGATGGTTCccgaggaggtggaggcgggGAGGCCGGCTCCTCTGGCGCTTCAGTACGGGCTTTCCGTGATGggggcggcggtggagggccACGCCGGCTTGAGGCGCTGGCTCCTGTGGGTTGAGGACTGATGGAATTTGCTTTGGGAGCAGCCGGgggaggcggtggtgctgccCTGCCAGTGGCTGGCGGTTCGGCCGCTGCACTCTGCTTCTGATCGATCCATGCTTTGATAAAGTCTGAATGCTCCGCAATTTGGTCTTCTGTGATCCCCATCTGCTTGAGTTCGTCTAGTAGTCCAGCCCACTCCGGATCGCTCGTGTCAAACGGCAGGTCACCCTTGGCCGCTGGAGCAGCCGGAGGAAGgcttggtggcggaggagcgaCTTGTATCGACggcgctggtgctgctggcgctggggGTGCGGCGCTTGCAGTCGAATGTCCGCGATGCAGCAAGCTGCCGAACAGGGATCGGCCAACTTTCCCATTGGAAACAGGTGCCGGACCCTGCCCTCGAGAAGAGGCAAACGGGGTTTGTTTGGTCTCTTTGCTCGCTTTGTCTTCGCGGTCATGCACTTTCTTGATGAAGGtcttggcctccttctcgtcggcgAAAGATAGGCCAGCGGGGCATTGTTCGAGCTCGAACGTGTGAAAAAATGTACGGTCTTGGTTGTAAGAGAAGTTATCAAAGATCTCCTGGTCCCAGATCACTCCCCTTGCGGCGGGCTACATCAAGATCATCAATCATGTCAGCGGTGCTTCTCTCTCGCCAGGCAGAAGAAGCCACTTACCGAGATATCGACCACCTTCAGCCAAAATGTCCGCCCCACGAGATCATTGCAGAGTACCACCGCTCCTTGGATTCCAGTGTATGTCCATCGCTGGTTATCCGGGTAAGCGACATAGAGTCGCGCGACAGCTGCAGAGAGGATCTTGTTGGCTGGCTTGGGGACATATCGCTTGACGGTTTCCTTGTCAGCCTCACTAAGGGCGGAGGGCATGGCGAATCAACAGGAACACCAGGCGTGGAGGAAACAACAGGTTGAAATGGGGGTCTGGAGGGGGTTAGGTTGATAGAGAGCGCATTTCTGACGGGCGGCAGCGCTCGGACGAAGGATGGGGAAACACCCTTAGCACACCGGCTGACAGGGAAAAGGCAGTTCGGGTTTCGCTCCAACGGTGAGAGAGGAGCTTTGTGGGAAGGGGTTGTGGCGGAGAGAGTGAAAGGTGGGCGGGTGAAGAGAGGAACGGGATTGCCTTGCGGAGAGGATGAACTGGCCTGGGTCGAAGCGGTGGGGGATGCGGTACGAGACAGTGACTTGGGCGTGACGTGGGAACTCCAAGGGGCACGTGGTACCTCGAAAGTACTATGCAAGGATCGGTTTAAAAACATGACAGAATAGTTCGTCAGCTTTCCACGAAGATAGGGTCAGACATTAGGCTTCCAGGATCATCAAAATACTATCTATTATTCTGCCTGATGTGTTGACCACGGAATAGCTGCTCTTTCTGCCGACGTCATCCCGTTCACAATCTATAAACAACGGTTCTGTTCAAATCTCATTCGTGGAATCATCCAGCACATCAGACTTAGTGGCCTCGTCAATAATCAGATTTGCATGCTTTTCACTTCTTAGGGCGACCTTGACTGGAAACGGCTCATCTGCCCTATGATGATTGAGAATCATAGGCCCCAATCTATACAATATTAGCTTAGCATCTCGAACAGCAGATACTCGACTTACTGCGACAGAATCATAGCAAAAGACCAAATAATCAAAATTAATAAACAAACCCCTCTCCACGCATGCTCAAGCGATGGAACACTTTCGCAGCTTCTTATGACTGAGCACTGCTATCTGCTCCTCAGGTCATGGATCTggtgtcgaagatgatgccaCATAATCATATTCTATTTAGTCTAAGTTAACATCCTCAAATAATGGTTGAATACTGATTTGAGAACGGAGTGATTCTCCGTGTGCACCAATTCCTGCCTATTCAGCGTTCCTGGAAGATATGGAGAATTATGAAATGAGTCCGGAGCTGCGAGACATGATCAATTTTGAGAACGCTCGAAAGTTGCTCCCCCGACTGGCCGTACGATCTCGTTATTAATATTGGTTATCTATTTGGTTTGTAAATTGAGGACCTGTGTCTTTCAAACAGTGAAATCCCATTATTGACAAGACGCATGCACCTATTTTGCTCAAACCTTATTTCTTGGACTATAATAGCTTTTGATTATTTGACATAAGGCTTAGCGAGCCTCGCTCAATCTCGGGAGTAAGCCCTGGGACGATTACGGCCAGTAGCCACGTAGGCCTAGTAATCTAGCAGTGTTCTGCAGGTTAACTTCTCAAAACCAATCGCAGCGTCCTAAAAGCTTCTATTCAAGATATTGCCAACCTTTCCAGTAGCCGCGATTTAATTTTGGGTCACCGCAACCGTATGGCCCGGAGATGAGCTCATATACAGATTCCCAAGATAGCTACGTATAGCCATATGTTATAGATCAACCTCATGCATGCTTCAGCGTTGTTAGAGAAGGTTTCATGAAAGCAGTAAGAACAATTCGATGTGAATATAAAAACATAACAGTTAATCATAATATGAATTTTCTATAAAAACTGAACGGGACTAGCTATATTAATGTTAACTCCAAAGAGTTTTCTTGGTTCAAATTCTGAGTCATGCCATTGCTCTATGAGATCTATTGAAAGGACCAACATCCCTAATCTATAGGAATTCAGCTCCAATCCTAAGACCTCCCCTCTACTTCACGCAGCAGGCTTGCTCGATCAGCTCACATGTAGCCACCGTCGACGTTGATAACCTGGGATAGCCGCAGCAAGTCAGTTACACACCAACCTTGGGTTGAAGATACGTAGGAAAAATTGCACACAAAGAATGGGGGCTTATACCGTTCCAGTCATATACCCCGATGCATCGCTCAGCAAGAACATAAAAGCAGGCGTGACATCTTCTGGGTCCGCTATCCTGCCAAGTGCCATTCGTGGAGCGAAGAGCTGAGTCAGAGCTTCTTGGCCAAGCGACTCCGTCAGAGCAGTTTTGACCGGGCCCCTAGGTATTCAGTCAATAGACATTAACCAATAGCTGTATAAGAGACAGAAAGGCAATGAGGAAGGTGGCGAGTTCATACGGAGCAACGGAGTTCACACGAATCCCTCGGCTGCCAACCTCCCCGGCAGCGCCTTTAGTGAGCCCGATTACTCCCCATTTGCTTACTGAGTATGCGGTGGCAAAGGGGTTGGCCATCTGGCCTGAGATGGAGGCCGCGTTCACAATGGAGCCCGGACCCTTCATGGCTCTGATTTCGGCACGCAAACAATTCTTCACGCCGTCCAGATTAACTCTCAAAATCTTGTCCCAATCCGCATCTTTCAGGTTTTCAAGTCCGTGCGAGGTATCCGATGCCTGCCTGTCGCCCACGATCCCGGCCACATTGGCTGCCCCGTCTAGGCGACCGAATGTACTCAATACTTGCTGGATTGCAGCGTCCACTTGGTCGGCCTTTGCGACATCTACGGCTAAGGAGATTGCGCGTGCCTGCTTGGTGAGCTTCTGGATTTCGTCGGCAACTTCGTCGGGTTTTACGATATCCAGTAACCCGACACTGGCCCCCTGCTGGGCAAGCTGTATCGCTAATTTGCGTCCGATGCCGGAGGACGCACCGGTGACAACGATCGCCTTGCCTTGAAGGTCCGGATAGATGGCAGTCATGTGGACAGGTAGGTAGGTCTTTCTGAGATGGTGGAAGAAAACTTAATAGCCTTGATGGTCGTCTCTAACAGTCCATGCATTCTGGATTTTTATATAGCTATGCCTGGTCTTTAACCCGTCATGTTCCGCGGCAAGCCAGATGCATTTCAAATGTATCCCATAGGCTGTTGACTGTCCGCCGTAAGTCAAGTTACCGAGGCAAGGTGATTCTGCAAACAGATGACAAGATCTCTAATTACCCGGCGCAGGTGTTGCCTATCGATTTCCGGTGGGAA carries:
- a CDS encoding uncharacterized protein (ID:PFLUO_003264-T1.cds;~source:funannotate), yielding MPSALSEADKETVKRYVPKPANKILSAAVARLYVAYPDNQRWTYTGIQGAVVLCNDLVGRTFWLKVVDISPAARGVIWDQEIFDNFSYNQDRTFFHTFELEQCPAGLSFADEKEAKTFIKKVHDREDKASKETKQTPFASSRGQGPAPVSNGKVGRSLFGSLLHRGHSTASAAPPAPAAPAPSIQVAPPPPSLPPAAPAAKGDLPFDTSDPEWAGLLDELKQMGITEDQIAEHSDFIKAWIDQKQSAAAEPPATGRAAPPPPPAAPKANSISPQPTGASASSRRGPPPPPPSRKARTEAPEEPASPPPPPREPSPPARKFNAPPPFADAGKFVEAPGPALPKRLRANSGVNGPPPPPRPPKSPVDDSAPRFGVPPPFTGDRKVSAPPAPPSRSPAPPGPPPPPPRAPAPAPASHPPQLPPKVPTGTPPGPPPPPPARGPASPPLPPPPPPAPAARHVPPPPAPAAAPAAAPPPPPRGPVSPPLPPPAPAASTGGPPPPPPPGGAAVPPPPPLPGRGPAAPPPPPPAPGAGAVPPPPPPPGGSGAPPPPPPAGGAAPPLPKASGGRDDLLASIRASGGTGGGGLRKVKASDKKDRSAAMVPGGEAESSAAASSTPSGPQGGLAGALQDALKQRKQRVSGSDDEKDDDDDW
- a CDS encoding uncharacterized protein (ID:PFLUO_003265-T1.cds;~source:funannotate); this encodes MTAIYPDLQGKAIVVTGASSGIGRKLAIQLAQQGASVGLLDIVKPDEVADEIQKLTKQARAISLAVDVAKADQVDAAIQQVLSTFGRLDGAANVAGIVGDRQASDTSHGLENLKDADWDKILRVNLDGVKNCLRAEIRAMKGPGSIVNAASISGQMANPFATAYSVSKWGVIGLTKGAAGEVGSRGIRVNSVAPGPVKTALTESLGQEALTQLFAPRMALGRIADPEDVTPAFMFLLSDASGYMTGTV